A single Pseudoxanthomonas sp. DNA region contains:
- the rpoH gene encoding RNA polymerase sigma factor RpoH: MSQMTPTTALVSNNLPIPSALGSLDAYISAVHQIPVLTVEDERALAHRYREDEDLDAARELVHSHLRFVVHVARGYNGYGLPLGDLIQEGNIGLMKAVKRFDPDMGVRLVSFAVHWIRAEMHEFILKNWRIVKVATTKAQRKLFFNLRKSKTRLGWMNAEEVSAIAKDLNVSEREVMEMESRLSGRDIGFDAPSDEDEDHAPPSPASYLVARDEDPSQAYERADSEDNQLELLREGLANLDDRSRDIIKRRWLDGESKITLQELADEYGISAERVRQVEANALKKMKALFAA, translated from the coding sequence ATGAGCCAGATGACCCCCACTACCGCCTTGGTCTCCAACAACCTGCCGATTCCCAGCGCTCTGGGTTCGCTCGACGCCTACATCAGCGCCGTGCACCAGATCCCGGTGCTGACGGTGGAGGATGAGCGCGCGCTCGCCCATCGCTACCGCGAAGACGAGGATCTGGACGCTGCGCGCGAGCTGGTGCATTCGCACCTGCGTTTCGTCGTGCATGTCGCCCGCGGCTACAACGGCTACGGCCTGCCGTTGGGCGATCTGATCCAGGAGGGCAACATCGGCCTGATGAAGGCGGTGAAGCGCTTCGACCCCGACATGGGCGTGCGCCTGGTGAGTTTCGCGGTGCACTGGATCCGTGCGGAGATGCACGAGTTCATCCTGAAGAACTGGCGCATCGTGAAGGTGGCCACCACCAAGGCGCAGCGCAAGCTGTTCTTCAACCTGCGCAAGTCGAAGACGCGCCTGGGCTGGATGAACGCCGAGGAAGTCAGCGCCATCGCCAAGGACCTCAACGTGTCCGAACGCGAAGTGATGGAAATGGAATCCCGCCTCTCCGGGCGCGACATCGGTTTCGATGCACCGTCGGACGAGGACGAGGACCATGCGCCGCCGTCGCCGGCCAGCTATCTGGTCGCGCGCGACGAGGATCCCTCGCAGGCCTACGAGCGTGCGGACAGCGAGGACAACCAGCTCGAGCTGCTGCGCGAGGGCCTGGCCAATCTGGACGACCGATCGCGCGACATCATCAAGCGCCGCTGGCTGGATGGCGAAAGCAAGATCACGCTGCAGGAACTGGCCGACGAGTACGGCATTTCGGCAGAGCGAGTGCGCCAGGTCGAAGCCAATGCGCTGAAGAAGATGAAGGCGCTGTTCGCGGCCTGA
- a CDS encoding metal-dependent hydrolase — protein MEESITARRFTAPLSLDIPRHWLPGNEVVSSLLNAYTILVPANEAFYIRTLNACMPRLRDDVLRQRCQAFIRQEAQHGVAHKRYWGNLDAQGYAYRGIERVVDRGIFRVMDRVAPLWLRVSLVSCVEHINAFLGFEFLTQSILAHADPRVRDLMEWHFAEEIEHRAVAFDLLQAISPRYPVRLLGAVMTSLLFYLLWAGLAASLLAQDRLVWRRATWRQLAHHLGAGHDMARRTLGHLGQYLRAGFHPCHLSGADVLAATVLARQAATVPPSIVPATPRT, from the coding sequence ATGGAAGAGTCCATCACGGCGCGGCGATTCACTGCACCGCTTTCCCTCGACATTCCGCGGCACTGGCTGCCGGGCAACGAAGTGGTCTCGTCGCTGCTCAACGCCTACACCATCCTGGTGCCGGCCAATGAAGCGTTCTATATCCGCACACTCAACGCGTGCATGCCCCGGTTGCGGGACGATGTTCTGCGCCAGCGCTGCCAAGCGTTCATCCGCCAGGAGGCGCAGCACGGCGTGGCGCACAAACGCTACTGGGGCAACCTGGACGCACAGGGCTACGCCTATCGCGGCATCGAGCGCGTGGTGGACCGTGGCATCTTCCGCGTCATGGACCGGGTAGCGCCGCTCTGGCTGCGGGTGTCGCTGGTGAGTTGTGTCGAGCACATCAACGCGTTCCTCGGGTTCGAGTTCCTGACGCAATCGATCCTCGCCCACGCCGACCCGCGTGTGCGCGATCTGATGGAATGGCATTTCGCCGAGGAAATCGAACATCGGGCGGTCGCGTTCGATCTGCTGCAAGCCATTTCCCCGCGCTATCCGGTGCGGCTGCTCGGAGCAGTAATGACCAGCCTGCTCTTCTATCTGCTGTGGGCCGGCCTGGCTGCGTCGCTGCTCGCTCAGGATCGCCTGGTGTGGCGGCGGGCCACGTGGCGACAACTGGCGCATCATCTAGGCGCCGGGCACGACATGGCCCGTCGAACCTTGGGGCACCTGGGCCAGTATCTCCGTGCCGGCTTCCATCCCTGCCATCTGTCAGGTGCGGATGTCCTGGCCGCGACCGTGCTGGCGCGGCAGGCGGCCACGGTCCCGCCGTCCATCGTGCCGGCGACGCCGAGAACCTGA
- a CDS encoding dipeptidase: protein MTWWRVALASALALSGIDVVAAEGAAENARSVHESAIVLDTHLDTPANLRRPGWRIADNHRHEGDLSQVDLPRMKAGGLDGGFWVIYTAQGGRDDAGRRAARDHGLDRLVSIHEMLAANAGEMELARSADDAERIARAGKRVSFISMENAAPLASDPSLLTAYHRLGLRMLGITHVRNNEFGDSSTDPAGAEWNGLSPAGRALVEEANRLGIVLDASHASDAVFDQMLEVSRAPIVLSHTSADALYDHPRNIDDARLRKLAAKGGVIHVNAYGGYLIDIPKIPEREAALEALGKKYGPEGQLSVEQARGYLAERREIEALYPAKRAAFDDYMAHLLHILKVVGADHVGIGADWDGGGGVVGMEDVSALPRITEALLAAGYTPQEIRKIWSGNLLRVIRDVQAIANG from the coding sequence ATGACGTGGTGGCGCGTAGCCTTGGCCAGCGCACTGGCGCTGAGCGGCATCGATGTAGTGGCCGCGGAAGGCGCGGCAGAGAACGCGCGCAGCGTGCATGAAAGCGCGATCGTGCTGGATACGCATCTGGACACGCCGGCCAATCTCCGCCGTCCGGGGTGGCGCATCGCCGACAACCACCGGCACGAGGGGGATCTCTCGCAAGTGGATCTGCCGCGCATGAAGGCGGGCGGACTGGACGGCGGATTCTGGGTGATCTACACGGCACAGGGGGGCCGCGACGACGCCGGGAGGCGCGCGGCGCGCGACCATGGACTGGATCGTCTGGTCAGCATCCATGAAATGCTGGCGGCGAACGCGGGAGAAATGGAACTCGCGCGGAGTGCCGATGACGCCGAGCGCATCGCACGCGCCGGCAAGCGCGTGTCCTTCATCAGCATGGAGAATGCCGCTCCGCTCGCAAGCGATCCCAGTCTGCTGACGGCCTACCATCGGCTGGGCCTGCGCATGCTGGGCATCACGCACGTGCGCAACAACGAGTTCGGCGATTCGTCCACCGATCCGGCTGGCGCGGAGTGGAACGGCTTGAGTCCGGCCGGGCGAGCGCTCGTCGAGGAGGCCAACAGGCTCGGGATCGTGTTGGATGCATCGCATGCGAGCGATGCGGTGTTCGATCAGATGCTTGAGGTGTCGCGGGCGCCCATCGTGCTCTCGCATACCAGTGCCGACGCGCTCTACGACCACCCAAGAAACATCGACGATGCCCGCCTGCGGAAGTTGGCCGCCAAGGGCGGGGTCATCCATGTCAACGCCTACGGCGGCTATCTGATCGATATTCCCAAGATCCCCGAGCGCGAAGCGGCCCTGGAAGCGCTTGGCAAGAAGTACGGTCCGGAAGGCCAGTTGTCCGTTGAACAGGCGCGCGGGTACCTGGCAGAGCGACGCGAGATCGAGGCGCTCTATCCCGCGAAGCGCGCGGCCTTCGACGACTACATGGCGCACCTGCTTCACATCCTGAAGGTGGTCGGGGCGGATCATGTCGGCATCGGCGCCGATTGGGACGGCGGTGGCGGCGTGGTGGGCATGGAAGACGTCAGCGCACTGCCGCGGATCACCGAAGCGTTGCTCGCCGCCGGCTACACGCCGCAGGAGATCCGCAAGATCTGGAGCGGCAACCTGTTGCGGGTGATCAGGGACGTCCAGGCGATCGCGAACGGCTGA